The Candidatus Hydrogenedentota bacterium DNA window GCAGGAACACGCGAACCGCTGTGCCTTCACCCTCTTTGCTCGTAATCGACACATGCCCGCTGTTCGCCCGCACAATGGTGAGGACCGTTGCCAGCCCCAGCCCGCGTTTCGGCGACTTGGTCGAATAGTCCACGTCGAACACGCGCGCAACCATCTCGGAACTCATCCCGCACCCGTTGTCTTCGACAGTCAGCATCACATGGCGTCCGGGCAGAAGTTCGGAGCGGCTTGGAATCGTATCCTCTCGGAGTTCGACATTGCGCGTGCTGATTACCACGCGTCCTTGCTCGCGAATCGCTTCCACCGCGTTCACGGCAAGGTTCAACACGACCTGTGCCATCTGCGTCTGGTCCGCGGACACCCGCCACAAATCCGGGTCGATGTAGCGCACAATCCGAATACGGGGTGCCAGCCGCTGCTCTTCCACCAGCAACACGTGGTAGACAATCGAGTTGAGGTTAACGGGTTCCGGCTCGCGCGCTTTGCCTTGCGCGAACGCGATCATGCGTCGCGAAAGCATGCCCGCCTTTTCCGCCGCTGCATCGATGGCGTCAAGGCGCGAATGCCCGGGATGGGTGGGTTCAAGTTGCGTGCGGAGCAAGGCTACATTGCCAAGCACACCCGCCATTAAGTTGTTGATCTCGTGGGTGAAGCCCCCAGCCATCATGGCAATGGCTTCGAGCCTCGAAGCGCCCCTATCCGCTTCCTGTTCCGTTATGCGG harbors:
- a CDS encoding response regulator, which gives rise to MSERQQSTSELRQALADLRDRITEQEADRGASRLEAIAMMAGGFTHEINNLMAGVLGNVALLRTQLEPTHPGHSRLDAIDAAAEKAGMLSRRMIAFAQGKAREPEPVNLNSIVYHVLLVEEQRLAPRIRIVRYIDPDLWRVSADQTQMAQVVLNLAVNAVEAIREQGRVVISTRNVELREDTIPSRSELLPGRHVMLTVEDNGCGMSSEMVARVFDVDYSTKSPKRGLGLATVLTIVRANSGHVSITSKEGEGTAVRVFLPAIESAFESTAKPVSELPKGGETILVADDERMLLDVIVETLGRLGYRVLSANNGQEAIDIAKRYEGTIHMCLLDMAMPVMGGAEAFPLLKKARPDMKIIICTGFEEELVSHTLLGAGVSSVLLKPFRPASLAQEIRKVLDQTAAAK